One region of Serinus canaria isolate serCan28SL12 chromosome 25, serCan2020, whole genome shotgun sequence genomic DNA includes:
- the AQP5 gene encoding aquaporin-5 → MKKEILTLAFARAVFVEFLCTLIFVFIGLGSALKWPSALPSILQIALAFGLAIGTLVQAFGHISGAHINPAVTIAFFVGNQISLLRTLLYVVAQLVGAIAGAGILYGVTPANTRGNLAINALNNNITPGQALVVEIILTFQLAACIFASTDNRRSGVGSPALSIGLSVTLGHLVGIYFTGCSMNPARSFGPAVVTRRFSPAHWVFWVGPILGACLASLLYFYILVPYCMNMSDRVAIIKGTYESEEEWEEQREERKKSMELTPP, encoded by the exons ATGAAGAAGGAAATACTAACCCTGGCCTTTGCTCGAGCCGTCTTTGTGGAGTTCCTCTGCACGCTCATCTTCGTCTTCATTGGGCTGGGCTCAGCGCTGAAGTGGCCGTCGGCGCTGCCCAGCATCCTGCAGATTGCGCTGGCCTTCGGGCTGGCCATCGGCACCTTGGTGCAGGCCTTCGGCCACATCAGCGGTGCCCACATCAACCCCGCCGTGACCATCGCCTTCTTCGTGGGCAACCAGATCTCCCTGCTCCGCACGCTGCTCTACGTGGTGGCCCAGCTGGTCGGGGCCATCGCCGGCGCCGGGATCCTCTACGGCGTCACCCCCGCCAACACCCGCGGCAACCTGGCCATCAACGCG CTCAACAACAACATAACCCCAGGCCAGGCCCTGGTGGTGGAGATCATCCTCACCTTCCAGCTGGCCGCCTGCATCTTCGCATCCACGGACAACCGGCGCAGCGGCGTCGGCTCCCCCGCCCTGTCCATCGGCCTCTCCGTCACCCTGGGCCACCTGGTGGGG ATTTACTTCACCGGCTGCTCCATGAACCCTGCACGCTCCTTCGGGCCCGCCGTTGTCACCAGAAGGTTCAGCCCCGCGCACTGG GTGTTCTGGGTTGGGCCCATCCTTGGGGCTTGCTTGGCCTCCCTGCTCTACTTCTACATCCTGGTCCCCTACTGCATGAACATGTCTGACAGGGTGGCCATCATCAAGGGCACCTACGAGTCCgaggaggagtgggaggagcagcgggaggagaggaagaagtCCATGGAGCTGACCCCGCCGTAG
- the LOC103823908 gene encoding glucagon-2-like: protein MVRWLYLSGLVLALLLLAGGQVTPKDLEEPSSRWKLLGPQSSQSFLSPLKRHSEGTFTSDFTRYLDRMKAKDFVHWLINTKR from the exons ATGGTGCGGTGGCTGTACCTGTCCGGGCTGGTGCTcgccctgctcctcctggccgGAGGGCAGGTGACTCCCAAGGACCTGGAGGAGCCGTCCAG CAGATGGAAGCTGTTGGgaccccagagctcccagagctTCCTGTCGCCCCTCAAGCGACACTCGGAGGGGACCTTCACCAGCGACTTCACGCGGTACCTGGACAGGATGAAGGCCAAGGACTTCGTGCATTGGCTCATCAACACAAAGAGgtga